In Ptiloglossa arizonensis isolate GNS036 chromosome 6, iyPtiAriz1_principal, whole genome shotgun sequence, a single window of DNA contains:
- the LOC143148317 gene encoding juvenile hormone esterase-like yields MIRLSFLALALLLSSKRCFGNLTSTVNTTSGPVQGQILHTIWHSYPYSAFMGIPYATPPLKNLRFQPPVPPASWSETLNATQERSVCPQKDFLTNTYMGDEDCLYINVFTPVLDFTNDTTNNTKAVLVWIYGGSFITGYSNTSLYGPDLLLEKNVVMVSFNYRLGALGFLSLSRDRALGNAGLKDQVLALEWVQKNIAAFGGDPNRVTIFGESAGAVSVHYLMMSPRSKGLFQQSYAISGTALTRWGYHTPPEAWSNAWRLGTMLGKVTLNADDLIDFFLQVPAMDIVKATEEMYGPIPATDVLPFRPTMENADITTPNRTFLTECPFQLYTSGQFEKMPTMLGFTQNEILVFAGPIFGITNETLDYITSSLVRNGIMNAVVTGTNETSLILSDFLFVAPIDLTRKIMQQYNGNYPIYYYYQSYDSPYAIHKQMGIMVNGTAHFDDIQYFFQSTMFYAPTDPNDSFNQFRDRMTTMLTNFAKYGNPTPNNSNPINVNWVPSGQEGLQLYINENCTMGPARVDQIASYYEQISYATEPFLEICKNINPLLPASSIF; encoded by the exons ATGATCCGTTTATCGTTTCTCGCTTTGGCGTTGTTACTGTCGTCGAAGCGATGCTTCGGCAATTTAACATCCACGGTCAACACGACTTCGGGACCCGTCCAAGGTCAAATACTGCACACCATTTGGCACTCCTATCCGTACTCGGCCTTCATGGGAATCCCTTACGCGACACCACCCCTCAAAAATCTCAGATTCCAG CCTCCAGTTCCGCCGGCGTCGTGGAGCGAAACGCTGAACGCTACTCAAGAGAGAAGTGTTTGTCCACAAAAAGACTTCCTAACGAACACGTACATGGGGGATGAGGATTGCTTGTACATCAACGTGTTCACTCCTGTG CTCGATTTTACAAACGACACGACCAACAATACGAAGGCAGTTTTGGTGTGGATATACGGCGGTTCGTTCATCACGGGATACTCCAACACATCGCTCTACGGACCCGATCTGCTGTTGGAGAAGAACGTCGTTATGGTCAGCTTCAATTATCGCCTCGGTGCTCTCG GATTTTTGTCACTGAGTCGAGACAGGGCACTGGGCAACGCTGGCTTGAAGGATCAAGTTCTGGCCCTGGAATGGGTTCAAAAGAATATCGCCGCGTTCGGAGGCGATCCGAATCGGGTGACGATTTTCGGCGAAAGTGCTGGCGCTGTGTCCGTCCATTACCTGATGATGTCGCCACGATCCAAAG GTCTGTTTCAGCAAAGCTACGCGATAAGCGGTACGGCCTTGACCAGATGGGGGTATCACACGCCCCCGGAAGCATGGAGCAATGCCTGGAGACTCGGAACCATGCTTGGCAAAGTTACCCTTAACGCGGACGATCTGATCGATTTCTTCCTCCAAGTTCCTGCCATGGATATTGTAAAAGCGACGGAGGAAATGTACGGACCGATTCCAGCAACG GACGTCCTGCCGTTCAGACCGACCATGGAGAACGCCGATATCACCACACCGAACAGAACGTTCCTCACGGAATGCCCGTTCCAGTTGTACACGTCCGGACAGTTCGAAAAGATGCCTACGATGTTGGGCTTTACCCAGAACGAGATCCTCGTATTTGCCGGCC CTATATTTGGCATAACGAACGAGACTTTGGATTACATCACCAGTAGTCTCGTAAGGAACGGTATAATGAACGCTGTCGTCACGGGGACCAACGAGACATCATTG ATTCTATCGGACTTCCTTTTCGTGGCGCCGATAGACCTGACCAGGAAAATTATGCAACAATACAACGGAAACTATCCtatctattattattaccaaTCGTACGACTCGCCGTACGCTATACACAAACAAATGGGAATCATGGTGAACG GTACCGCGCACTTTGACGACATCCAGTATTTCTTCCAATCGACGATGTTCTACGCACCCACCGATCCGAACGATAGCTTTAATCAGTTCCGTGACCGTATGACCACCATGCTGACGaatttcgcgaaatacgg AAACCCTACGCCGAATAATTCCAATCCGATAAACGTAAACTGGGTGCCGTCCGGACAAGAGGGACTGCAGCTATACATCAACGAAAACTGTACGATGGGACCGGCTCGAGTCGACCAGATAGCCTCGTACTACGAACAAATTTCATACGCCACGGAACCGTTCCTAGAGATCTGTAAAAATATCAACCCGTTGCTACCGGCTTCCAGTATTTTCTAA